The proteins below are encoded in one region of Pelagibacterium flavum:
- a CDS encoding SMODS domain-containing nucleotidyltransferase, with translation MPVPQARFNELLKDIEPSPTTVGRASGGHNGVREHLATQKDFKSKFQYAFLSGSYARDTSIRPGTVDGVQEKPDVDIIVVTNFTNQDTPDAVLKAVCKALENGGDGYIVERINRRSVRLETWQADMDIVPVYELASGGYMIADRESGTWKFTNPPMHSQWSAERNETYGGRFKPLVKMFKWWRRINPSGKRPKGFVLEVLVGRHAPLGVTHYGEAFAQTLENIYATHGQNAELGFKPQIWDPADGSNDILSKVTVAQWQAFIEKVRIYAGIARRAQEADDMEEASRQWRRVFGDRFKWTANAAKSVKTATLASAPAVGGYTFPNNMAAPVSSKPRAFA, from the coding sequence ATGCCGGTACCTCAGGCTCGCTTCAACGAACTGCTAAAAGACATCGAGCCTAGCCCCACGACCGTGGGCCGAGCATCTGGTGGCCATAATGGTGTGCGCGAGCACCTCGCCACTCAGAAAGATTTCAAGTCGAAGTTCCAGTATGCGTTCTTGTCAGGAAGCTATGCGCGCGACACCTCCATCAGGCCCGGCACCGTCGATGGCGTGCAGGAAAAGCCAGATGTCGACATCATCGTCGTCACAAACTTCACCAACCAGGACACCCCCGACGCGGTGCTGAAAGCTGTGTGCAAAGCGCTCGAGAACGGAGGCGACGGTTATATCGTTGAGCGCATTAATCGTCGTTCGGTGCGTCTGGAAACCTGGCAAGCCGACATGGACATCGTACCTGTCTACGAACTCGCCAGCGGTGGATACATGATCGCGGATCGTGAGAGTGGGACGTGGAAATTCACCAACCCGCCGATGCACAGCCAGTGGAGCGCCGAACGGAACGAGACCTATGGCGGACGTTTCAAACCCCTGGTCAAAATGTTCAAGTGGTGGCGCCGGATCAATCCAAGTGGGAAGCGACCGAAGGGTTTCGTCCTCGAAGTGCTGGTGGGGCGCCATGCGCCGCTTGGGGTCACCCACTATGGCGAAGCATTCGCGCAGACGCTGGAGAACATCTATGCCACGCATGGTCAAAACGCCGAGCTCGGATTTAAACCTCAAATCTGGGATCCAGCCGATGGCTCAAACGACATCCTTTCCAAGGTGACCGTGGCCCAGTGGCAAGCCTTTATCGAAAAGGTGCGGATCTATGCCGGCATCGCGCGGCGGGCCCAGGAAGCAGATGATATGGAAGAGGCGTCGCGCCAATGGCGCCGTGTTTTCGGCGATAGGTTCAAGTGGACCGCCAATGCGGCCAAATCCGTCAAGACGGCTACGTTAGCTTCTGCACCAGCAGTTGGGGGCTACACCTTCCCCAACAACATGGCCGCTCCTGTCAGCAGTAAGCCCCGGGCCTTTGCTTGA